CTTCACCCGCAAGCTGCGCGTCGGCGTGATGCCCGGCGAGACGAAGTTCGGCTTCGGCGCGGTCGCCGAGGGCTGGCAGCCGAGCAACCGGGCACTGACGACGATGTTCGGCACCTCGGCCGGCGTGAAGCCGTTCCTCGCCGGCGCCGGCGTGAAGGCCGGCACCGGGGCGGGCAAGGGCGCCTTCGCCGAAGGCAAGGAAGCCGTCACGGCCGAGGGGGACGAACCGTGGTTCGACAAGAGCGAGATCGGCGGGGACCGCAGCCCGGAGGAGACGCGCAAGGACCTGGACATTTGAGCGGGTTCGCCGAAAACGTCGAGAGCTGGGCCGAGCAGACCCGGGTCCGCCCCGGGTTCCGGGAGCGGGTCGAGGTGCTGGTGCGGGACCGGTGGCGCGAGCCGGTCATCGTGCTGCATCTCGGCGACACCGACGTGGGCTACGACGTCCCCGGCCGCCGCCAGGACGGCACCGTCGAGGGGAAGCGGCTCGTCCGGCGGTTCTTCTGGAACATCCTGCGCGGGATCGGCGCCGCGGTGTTCGCCGTCTTCGCCCTGGCGAACGGCGAACGGCCGGGACTGCCGTTCCAGCGGAAGATCGGCGTTTCGGGCCCGGAGAACGCGATGGCGCTCGACCTGGCCGACCGGCTCCGGCCGGTGAAGGGCGCGTGGCTGGCGTGCTCGCCGTCGTGCCTGGCGGTGGTGGACACCGGGACGACCGCCACCGATCCGGCCGACGCGCCCCCGCCGCGGATCGTCTGGGAAGCACGCAGGCCGCAGGCGCCGGAGCTCAGTTTCCGCAAAAGCACGCTGACCTGGCCGGACGGCTCGATCTTCCGGCTTCCCATCCACGGCCGCACCGAGCAGCAGCACCTGCGGAAGTTCCTCGAGTTCCCGGACGTCGTCCACTGGAACGGAAAGCCGCCGCAGCGCTGAAGCAGGCCACCGGCCGCTATTCGCACGCGAGGCGCGCCCACACGATCTTGCCGTCGTCGTGGTGGCTGACGCCCCAGGCGAAGGCGAGCTGGTCGACCAGGAGCAGGCCGCGCCCGCCGGTCCGGCCGGGCACCCGTGGCCGCGGCTCACCGGTTCCGACGTCGGCGACGGCCACGGTGATCACACAGGGGTCGAGCGCGTGGTGGATGCGCAGCTGGTCCGGCCCGCCGGCGTGCACGTACGCGTTCTCCAGCAGCTCCCCGACGACGATCAGGACGTCGACCCGGTGCCGTTCGGCGAGCGACGCCAGCCTGGCCTCGGCCCACCGGCGGGCGCCCGCCAGCCCCGGAAGGCCGGCACCGGAGACGTCCAGCACCTGCCACCCCGGCTCGTCCGCCGCTCCCCAGTTCACTTGCACCGTGCGGACCCCTCCTTTCGAAGAGGTCTACCCGGAAACGCGGCCGATACTCATGCGGCCGTTCAGTGCAGGCCGATCCGCCAGAGGAACGCTTCCCGCAGCGCGGCGATCAGGGCTTCGTCGTCGACCTCGGTGGGCCGGTCGCCCATCGGCAGCCAGGTCTCGTCGTCCGGAATGCCGGCGATGACGCGGGTGAGCGTGACACCGGGGTAGGAGAGTGTCTCGTCACTGCCGCCGAAGTCGGGGACGGCGACGCGGCGGGATTCCGCCCGGAGGAGCACCTGCCGCTGGTCGTTCATGTCGCGCAACTTCCCGGAAACCGTGGGGCTTGCCGGTGTCCAGCATAGACACGCGAACGGCGGGGCAGCTTCGTGCGAACAGGGGTATCTTGTTCACCTCAGTTCGAAAACCGCTGTGACACAACATCTCCGCTGCAACCCGAACGCACGACCGGTGGGGGCACCACGCGGTGCCCCCACCGGTGCGGTCAGTCGCGGCGGTGGAAGATGAGCCGGTAGCCGGCCAGGATGATCAGGGCGCCCAGGATCGCCAGGCCCCAGGTGCGCAGGTCGAAGAACGTGCCGAGCTGGGTGTGGAACAGCGTCTTGCCCACCCAGCCGCCGACGAACGCGCCCGCGATGCCCAGCAGGATCGTGATGATGCAGCCACCCGGGTCCTTGCCCGGCATGAGAGCTTTCGCGATCACCCCGGCGATGAGACCGAGCACGATCCAAGCGATGATGCCCACGGGGGGTGTCCTCTCGTCCGCTACTTCTTGACGGCACAGGATGGCAGGCGCCCGCCTCCCCGGCTCGCCGAACCACGCCGACGTGACCTGGATCTCACCCGATGGTCACCGGTGGGAGAACGGCCCCCACCGCTTGACGGCGAACGAGCCGCCGTGGCGTTCGACCTCCAGCGCGCTGTGGCCGCCGAAGTGGGCGGGCAGGAGCAGGACGGCTTCGTCGGCGGCCCAGCCCAGCAGGCGGCGCCGGGTGTCGTTCGCCTGGGCCGGGTCTTCGCAGAAACAGCTGCTGTGCCCGGGTTCCGCGAGCTGCAGGGGAGTGTGCAGCAGGTCGCCGGCGAACAGGGCCCGGTCGCTCCCGGACGCCAGCTTCACGACGCTGGAGCCGGGGGTGTGGCCGGGTGCGGCTTCGAGGCGGAGGTGGGCGTCGATCGTGTGGCTGTCTTCCCACAGCTGGACCTGGCCTGCCTCGTGCACCGGCTGGATGCTGTCTTCGAAGGCGTGTTCGTTGACGCCGCCGGCGACAGCCGGGTTGCGGGCCGGATCCCAGTGCTCGAAGTCCGCGCGGGGCATGAGGTAGGTGGCGTTGGGGAAGGTCGGCACCCACGCGCCGTCGGCGAGGCGCGTGTTCCACCCGATGTGGTCGAGGTGCAGGTGGGTGTTGACGACCAGGTCGACGTCCTCCGGCCGGACGCCCGCTTCGCGGAGCCGGTCCAGGTAGTCCAGCCGCAGGTGGTCCCACGCGGGGACGGCCGGGCGGTGCTTGTCGTTGCCCACCGCGGTGTCGACGAGGATCGTGCGGCCTTCGCTGCGCAGCAACCAGGTCTGCATCGCCGAAAGGACCAGGTCGTCGGCGGTGAGGTGGTCGGGCTCCAGCTCGTGGCGGTGCTCCTGCCACGCCCGCTCCGGCAGGTCCGGGAAGAAGTCCCGCGCCGGCATGACCGGGCCGTGCTGCTCTTCGACGCGCGTGACGGTGACGTCGCCGAGCTTGATTTCGTTCATCTTTCTCTTTCTCCTGGGGTGTTTCGGGCGCGTTCGACCCGGCATTCGTCGCGAATGCCTTGGGGGGTAAGGGGTGTGTCAGCCGTGCGCGGGCTGGGTGCGGCGCGCGGTGATGGTGGTGTGGGTCAGCAGGGTCATCGCCGCGTGGGACGGGGAACCGGGTTCGGTGGTGGCGACGACGACGTGCTGCTCCTGCTCGGTGCGCAGCGCCTGGTGCGTGACCGTCATCGTGCCCACCAGCGGATGGCGCATTTCGTAGACCGCGTCGCCGCCGGACTTGACCCGCTGGTCCGCCCAGAAGGACGCGAACTCGTTGCTCCGCACCGAAAGGTCGCCGACCAGCGCGGCCAGCCGCGGATCGTCCAGGTACTGTCCGGACGCCATCCGCAGCGTCGCCACCACCGCGCGGGCCTTGGCGGTCCAGTCGGCGTACAGCTCGCGGGTGTGCGGGTCGAGGAACACCAGCCTCGCCATGTTCGGGCGGTGTCCGGGCTGTTCGGGAGCGTGCGGGTCGAGGTGCCCGGCGAACAGGGCGTGCCCGGCGGTGTTCCACGCCAGGACGTCGCTGCGCCGGCCGAGCACGACCACCGGCACGTCGCCGAGGGTGGCCAGGAGCTGCCGGACGGCCGGGGTGACGCGCTCCGGCGCCGGACGGCGGCGGGTGCCCGGCTTCCGGGCTCCGGCCGCCAGTTCGTGCAGGTGCCGCCGTTCGGTGTCGTCGAGCCGGAGGGCCTGGGCGAGCGCGTCCAGCACCTCGGGCGAGGCGTTGGCGGACTGGCCCTGTTCGAGCCGCGAGTAGTACGGCGCGCTCACCCCGGCGAGCTGGGCGAGCTCTTCGCGGCGCAGCCCCGGCACGCGGCGGCGGTCCCCGTACGTGGCCAGGCCGACGTCTTCGGGCCGCAGGTGGGAACGGCGGGTCTTGAGGAACTCGCCGAGTCGTCGTCTGGCCTCCATGAAGCCAGTATGGGCAGCGGCGGGGTAGCGCAGCCACACCCTCGTGGGGTCAGGCTCGCGGAGTAAAAAAGGGGCCCGTCCGGGAACTGTCCCGGACGGGCCCGTCGTGATCAGGCCGGCTCAGCCACCGCCGTAGGTGGCCTGGGTGACCGCGAAGACGTTGCGGCTGCCCGCGCCTTCCTGCAGCGACCACAGCAGGTCGGCGCTGGTGTCGTCCTCCCAGTAGGAAATGCTCTCGCCACTGCTGACCCAGGCGAAGGTCTGCGCGGCGGCCGACGGCTTCCAGTAGTAGAGCTGCTTCTGGCCGGACGACTGGAACCACCAGCGGCCGTTGTGCGAGGCCACGCCGTTGAGCTTGTACCAGGGCAGCTGCAGCGCCTGGCTCGCCGTGGTCGTGGCGGCGAAGGTGCCGGAGGAGGCAAACGGGTAGCGGATCGCCCGCGGCGCCCGGTTCGGGTAGTCCGTGCAGCCGGACGGGCAGGTGTACTCGGTCATCACGATCGACTTGCTGACGCGGTCGAGGGAGATCGACGACCACGCGAGGTTCGTTCCCGACGTCGTCTTCGAGGCGATCGTGCCGACCTGCGGCAGGACGTAGGTGTAGTTGTGGGCGTAGTACGTGCTGCCGCTCTGGTGGCCGATCTGGTCGGCGGTGCCGCCGCCGTTCGTCTTGAGGATCTTGCGCATGTCGAACACGCGCATGCCCTTCCCGGTGTCGGCGACGTAGAGGTAGTCGCCGTACCAGGACATGCCGCCGGCGTGGATCGGGATGTCCTTGAAGTCCGGTGCCGCCGCGGTCCCGGTCGGCTCGACCAGCAGGATCTTGCGGTACTTGTTGGGGTAGGTGGAGTCCCAGTCGACCAGGGTGATCCGGCTGCGCGACTGGTCACCGCTGCAGCCGTCCTTGGTGTACCAGCTGACCGCGATGAGCTGGTGCCCGTCGTAGTTGCCGCCGTTCGCCGTCCCCACGGCGTCGCGGCTGGTGGTGATGCCCTGCGGGTAGTTGGCGCAGTCGGAGTTGTCGTCGCTGTCGAACCGGAACCCCGTGGAGAGCCCGGCGACGGAGAACGACGACGGCAGCGCGGTGCGGTCGTGGTTCGCGTTCTCCATGACGGTGTGGACGGCCGCGGTGCCCAGCGTCGACACCAGAGCGCTGTTCACCGCGTCGAACTGGTTGTAGCCGGCGGTCAAGGTGTATTGGTCCGCGGGCAGGGTCGTCGGCGCGGCCGCGGCGGCGGCCGCCGGCGCGGCGACCAGGCCCGCGAGCACGCCGGCGGCCAGCGCGGCCTTGGTGAGACGGTGCAATGACATGGGACCCATCGTCGGCGCGGGCCGTACAAGAGCCGTACAAGCCGCCCATGGCAGTCCACATCGGACGGGGGCCGGCTCACCCGAGACCGCGCCGGAGAACGTCGTGAACGACTCTTTCCTGTCGCCGGATGACAGGAAAGAGTCGTTCATGACGTCGGGGGAGCCGCGGCTGCCCGGCGCGCGAGGATCTTCAGCGACTGCTCGCACCACCGCAGGTTCTCGCGCTCGAACGACAGGCCGCGCATCAACGTCAGGTACGGGCCGATCCGCTCGGCTTCGGCGAGGTAGTCGTCCTCGAAGCGGCCGTCCAGCAACCGCGCGCGAAGCCCTTCGTAACGGGTGATCTTCGCCTCCGCCCGGCTCAGCCGCTCCTCGAGCGCGCGCCGGACCGCCGCCCCGTCACCCGCGTCGACCGCCTGGACCTGGACCAGCAGCTCGTCGCGGATCACCCCCGGGCGCGGCGGGCGGGCCGTGAACTCGTGCAGTGCCCGGTGCCCGGCTTCGGTCA
This window of the Amycolatopsis balhimycina FH 1894 genome carries:
- a CDS encoding ATP-binding protein; protein product: MQVNWGAADEPGWQVLDVSGAGLPGLAGARRWAEARLASLAERHRVDVLIVVGELLENAYVHAGGPDQLRIHHALDPCVITVAVADVGTGEPRPRVPGRTGGRGLLLVDQLAFAWGVSHHDDGKIVWARLACE
- a CDS encoding GlsB/YeaQ/YmgE family stress response membrane protein; its protein translation is MGIIAWIVLGLIAGVIAKALMPGKDPGGCIITILLGIAGAFVGGWVGKTLFHTQLGTFFDLRTWGLAILGALIILAGYRLIFHRRD
- a CDS encoding MBL fold metallo-hydrolase — translated: MNEIKLGDVTVTRVEEQHGPVMPARDFFPDLPERAWQEHRHELEPDHLTADDLVLSAMQTWLLRSEGRTILVDTAVGNDKHRPAVPAWDHLRLDYLDRLREAGVRPEDVDLVVNTHLHLDHIGWNTRLADGAWVPTFPNATYLMPRADFEHWDPARNPAVAGGVNEHAFEDSIQPVHEAGQVQLWEDSHTIDAHLRLEAAPGHTPGSSVVKLASGSDRALFAGDLLHTPLQLAEPGHSSCFCEDPAQANDTRRRLLGWAADEAVLLLPAHFGGHSALEVERHGGSFAVKRWGPFSHR
- a CDS encoding helix-turn-helix domain-containing protein, translated to MEARRRLGEFLKTRRSHLRPEDVGLATYGDRRRVPGLRREELAQLAGVSAPYYSRLEQGQSANASPEVLDALAQALRLDDTERRHLHELAAGARKPGTRRRPAPERVTPAVRQLLATLGDVPVVVLGRRSDVLAWNTAGHALFAGHLDPHAPEQPGHRPNMARLVFLDPHTRELYADWTAKARAVVATLRMASGQYLDDPRLAALVGDLSVRSNEFASFWADQRVKSGGDAVYEMRHPLVGTMTVTHQALRTEQEQHVVVATTEPGSPSHAAMTLLTHTTITARRTQPAHG
- a CDS encoding PadR family transcriptional regulator produces the protein MALRHALMAALLEGEASGYDLAKGFDASVANFWAATPQQLYRELDHMAADGLVHARVVHQERRPDKRLFSLTEAGHRALHEFTARPPRPGVIRDELLVQVQAVDAGDGAAVRRALEERLSRAEAKITRYEGLRARLLDGRFEDDYLAEAERIGPYLTLMRGLSFERENLRWCEQSLKILARRAAAAPPTS